The following coding sequences are from one Bifidobacterium sp. window:
- a CDS encoding DUF5067 domain-containing protein, which produces MEEMNNSYGYVPPEGSNQQQSEDGENASQPEQQLKSVWADGFEQSDTQPEQQGYANNGMPQINGQREDFQPGNSPQYTYGYQQQSNYQQLPTSTMPGPYAVPFNNTNLSFSGLAVAGFVVAIVALVFSWLFSFLNVFVFVGLGLSIAGIVATGIGKGKRGRGLAVAGTIISVVALVASIAFGSMYISAFSEGFESAFTSHSRSSYTEHDAMGNTVSSDAKVNGFESGQHGVVNISDGYTGTTENGDDVFVVVYTLKNTGDSNIAFTDLVMDIAEQDGEELDINYDSDLQSIVRGDTSTFVDDADDIAPGQEVNVIRGYDLNDDQKSVTISASGWKSAGSETISKNFQIS; this is translated from the coding sequence ATGGAAGAGATGAACAATTCTTACGGATATGTGCCACCCGAGGGTTCGAATCAACAGCAGTCCGAGGATGGCGAGAATGCCTCACAACCAGAGCAACAGCTGAAATCAGTGTGGGCTGACGGCTTTGAGCAGTCAGATACACAGCCAGAGCAACAGGGGTATGCGAACAACGGTATGCCTCAAATCAATGGGCAGAGAGAGGATTTTCAACCGGGGAATTCTCCTCAGTACACCTATGGTTATCAGCAACAGAGTAATTATCAACAGCTTCCCACATCAACGATGCCTGGTCCTTATGCGGTTCCTTTTAACAATACAAATCTGAGTTTCAGCGGGCTAGCGGTTGCAGGATTCGTTGTTGCAATAGTTGCCCTGGTGTTTTCTTGGTTGTTCTCTTTCCTTAATGTCTTCGTCTTTGTTGGATTGGGTCTGTCAATTGCAGGCATAGTCGCAACAGGCATAGGCAAAGGCAAGAGAGGCAGGGGGCTGGCGGTCGCAGGGACGATTATCTCGGTTGTGGCACTTGTAGCCAGTATTGCTTTTGGCTCTATGTACATCAGTGCATTTTCTGAGGGATTTGAGAGCGCTTTCACATCACACAGCAGATCGTCATACACAGAACATGACGCGATGGGCAATACGGTTAGCAGCGATGCGAAGGTTAACGGTTTCGAATCAGGTCAACACGGTGTGGTGAATATCAGCGATGGATATACAGGGACTACTGAAAACGGAGATGACGTGTTCGTGGTCGTTTATACGCTGAAGAATACCGGAGATTCAAACATAGCTTTTACCGACCTGGTGATGGATATTGCCGAACAAGATGGTGAAGAGCTCGATATCAACTATGACTCCGATCTACAAAGTATTGTGCGCGGTGATACTTCAACATTTGTCGATGATGCCGATGACATTGCACCAGGACAGGAAGTAAACGTTATCCGAGGCTATGATCTCAATGATGATCAGAAGAGTGTGACTATTTCCGCCAGCGGATGGAAGTCGGCAGGTTCCGAGACGATCTCCAAGAATTTTCAGATCAGTTGA
- a CDS encoding DsbA family protein, producing the protein MTKPVANGDKKLAAVNAERRQQTLIGALACVLVVALVLVVVFAVVRSKQQSGTAIDQAYAKLQQVTDKPSNATKQGGVLISVDGAAKKHVPTVEMYLDPLCPACAQVDRALNPTLEKLFSAGQINVDVHAVTFLNRASSDKYSTRAASSLAYVAEHDPKHAIAFIGELYAEDYLPSESNYASTSDAQIAQQAVKAGVSQSIAEASVTNGYGSWVDRATTYTIDRTELVQNGSSGFTTPLFRINGHIWERQQIDNTELPEAFAKSLGLPWSDVGNAKVLPSIGSDGAIA; encoded by the coding sequence GTGACTAAACCAGTGGCAAATGGGGATAAGAAGTTGGCGGCAGTCAATGCGGAGAGAAGACAACAAACTCTTATAGGAGCACTGGCTTGCGTGCTGGTCGTCGCGCTGGTACTCGTGGTGGTGTTTGCAGTTGTTCGCTCGAAACAGCAATCGGGCACCGCGATCGACCAGGCCTATGCCAAACTGCAACAGGTCACTGATAAACCGAGCAATGCCACGAAGCAGGGAGGTGTGCTGATTTCTGTGGATGGTGCTGCAAAGAAACATGTGCCGACTGTCGAGATGTATCTTGACCCACTGTGTCCGGCATGCGCCCAAGTGGACCGGGCGTTGAACCCGACATTGGAGAAACTCTTCAGTGCAGGGCAGATCAATGTTGATGTTCATGCGGTGACATTCCTGAACCGTGCATCCAGTGATAAATACTCAACTCGAGCGGCTTCATCCTTGGCTTATGTGGCGGAACATGACCCGAAGCATGCAATCGCTTTCATCGGTGAACTTTATGCTGAAGACTATCTACCATCGGAAAGCAACTATGCATCCACCAGCGATGCTCAGATTGCGCAGCAAGCCGTTAAAGCCGGAGTAAGTCAGAGCATTGCTGAGGCTTCTGTTACCAACGGGTATGGAAGTTGGGTTGATAGAGCCACAACTTACACGATTGATCGCACGGAGCTCGTCCAAAATGGTAGCAGTGGGTTCACTACGCCATTATTTAGAATCAATGGTCATATCTGGGAGAGACAACAAATTGATAATACTGAGCTTCCCGAGGCCTTCGCTAAGAGTTTGGGCCTGCCATGGTCGGATGTTGGCAATGCCAAGGTGCTGCCAAGCATTGGCTCTGATGGTGCGATTGCATGA
- a CDS encoding ClbS/DfsB family four-helix bundle protein has product MRTYESKQALITEIRKRADLFINEYSDITDSQKDSFYEGVDRTPSQMIAYQLGWMNLLLGWERQESEGRTVTTPHPEYRWNALGGLYQHFYDKYADYGLVELASQFRETVDQVILMTESYCDDALFTAGGRAWAASTPANWPVWKWIHINTVAPFTSFRTKIRKWKKLNAASTQSIDF; this is encoded by the coding sequence ATGCGAACATACGAGAGCAAACAGGCACTTATAACTGAGATTCGCAAACGAGCAGATTTGTTCATTAATGAATATTCAGACATAACAGACTCGCAGAAAGATAGCTTTTATGAAGGTGTAGACCGCACCCCTTCACAGATGATTGCCTATCAACTTGGATGGATGAATCTACTACTCGGATGGGAGCGACAGGAGAGCGAAGGCCGCACGGTGACGACTCCCCATCCGGAATATCGGTGGAATGCTCTCGGCGGCCTATACCAACATTTCTATGACAAATATGCCGATTATGGCCTTGTAGAACTCGCCTCACAATTTCGCGAGACAGTCGATCAGGTGATTTTGATGACCGAATCCTATTGCGACGATGCTCTGTTTACAGCCGGTGGCAGAGCATGGGCCGCGTCAACTCCCGCAAACTGGCCAGTGTGGAAATGGATACACATCAACACCGTCGCTCCATTTACATCCTTCCGTACCAAAATCAGGAAATGGAAGAAGCTGAACGCAGCAAGTACTCAGTCGATTGATTTCTAG
- a CDS encoding LacI family DNA-binding transcriptional regulator yields the protein MSYTIRDIAERAGVSKSTVSRYIKGERNKVSSKTQKIIEGVIKELDYRPNQMAVGLARRQAPQVGVVMSDIGNPFSSVAMRGIFDACTERNHMVSFALSNGSLGKEREGIKNLLSFNIDRLIINTCGGNDDFLDELDPAKTVVIDRPLAGRKFHTVTSDNFASTYAAIERLQSNGCESIAFITPDIDSVTTRQLRYQGYLAAVQGKQKAALVSYTSQDDAFRQLDAVFASGSCNGAFTVNGEALKVLLRYTKSKGVRIGRDIGVVSFEDWDWMGLTSPTITAVKQDSYKMGYYAAKDLLDGDLGSQNLPNIRTICSALVERESDRVEQ from the coding sequence ATGTCATACACCATCAGAGATATTGCGGAACGCGCAGGTGTCTCGAAATCAACTGTTTCTAGATACATCAAGGGTGAACGAAACAAGGTATCTTCCAAGACGCAGAAAATTATCGAAGGTGTGATCAAGGAACTGGACTATCGTCCCAATCAAATGGCGGTGGGTCTGGCTCGTAGACAGGCCCCACAAGTTGGCGTGGTGATGTCAGATATCGGCAATCCTTTCTCCTCCGTTGCTATGCGTGGCATTTTCGACGCGTGTACCGAAAGGAACCATATGGTTTCCTTCGCACTTTCCAACGGCAGTCTCGGCAAAGAGCGAGAAGGCATCAAGAATTTACTGTCGTTTAATATCGATCGTCTGATTATCAATACATGTGGAGGTAACGATGATTTCCTTGACGAGCTCGACCCTGCGAAAACAGTAGTGATTGACCGTCCGTTGGCAGGCAGGAAATTCCATACCGTTACATCGGACAATTTCGCGAGTACCTATGCGGCCATTGAGCGTCTACAGTCAAACGGATGCGAGTCAATAGCGTTCATTACGCCTGATATCGACTCGGTCACGACCAGACAATTGCGGTACCAAGGATATCTGGCCGCTGTGCAAGGCAAACAGAAGGCTGCGCTCGTCTCATACACATCGCAGGACGATGCCTTTAGACAGTTGGACGCGGTGTTTGCGTCAGGTTCCTGCAACGGCGCATTCACGGTCAATGGCGAGGCGTTGAAAGTGCTACTCCGATACACCAAGTCCAAAGGCGTACGCATAGGACGGGATATAGGGGTCGTGTCCTTTGAAGACTGGGATTGGATGGGGCTGACTTCCCCGACCATCACCGCCGTCAAGCAGGATTCGTACAAAATGGGGTATTACGCAGCCAAGGATCTGCTTGATGGGGATCTTGGCTCGCAGAACCTTCCCAATATCAGAACCATTTGTTCTGCCCTTGTCGAACGTGAGTCGGACAGGGTTGAACAATGA
- a CDS encoding YhcH/YjgK/YiaL family protein gives MLWTNVHHVDVDDYARLQQAIELLKHTDWSVPASRHIDLDEHCFAQLLEYKTQAIENIAFEVHHHRLDIHYIVEGEETIQVSMDHPKETEYLEERDLAHVEPPESCSSIVMRAGDALIIGMDEPHRTNGLVRGTASNVRKVVLKMKH, from the coding sequence GTGTTATGGACAAATGTGCACCACGTTGATGTGGATGACTACGCCAGGTTGCAACAGGCCATCGAGCTCCTGAAACATACAGATTGGTCGGTGCCTGCCAGCAGGCACATCGATCTTGATGAGCATTGTTTCGCACAGCTGTTGGAATACAAAACGCAGGCCATCGAGAATATCGCTTTCGAGGTGCATCACCATCGACTGGATATCCACTACATCGTCGAGGGCGAGGAAACGATTCAGGTCAGCATGGATCATCCCAAGGAGACCGAGTACCTCGAAGAAAGGGATCTGGCACATGTTGAGCCGCCTGAGAGCTGTAGCTCAATCGTCATGCGCGCCGGAGACGCACTGATCATCGGTATGGACGAACCGCACAGAACGAATGGTCTGGTGCGTGGCACAGCAAGCAACGTCAGAAAGGTCGTACTAAAAATGAAACATTGA
- a CDS encoding YhcH/YjgK/YiaL family protein yields MENGKGIWYRHDPKVRQRIDTAIAYLTSHEDELLAKPVGKYPLAEGIEVRVQSYDSREYDTMVYETHRDHIDLHYMLDGQEYVRWWDKGVVEPNSEYDEVEDIIFYPHPPQHNRALLSSHHYVLVYPEDMHAAHGMVDGKVSHNHKVVVKISVL; encoded by the coding sequence ATGGAAAACGGCAAAGGAATATGGTACCGACACGATCCGAAGGTCCGTCAACGTATCGATACGGCAATCGCATACCTCACATCGCATGAGGACGAGCTGTTGGCGAAGCCGGTAGGCAAGTACCCTCTCGCCGAGGGGATCGAAGTCCGTGTGCAGAGCTACGACTCGCGCGAATACGACACGATGGTGTACGAGACGCATCGCGATCATATCGATCTCCACTACATGCTTGACGGGCAGGAATATGTGCGTTGGTGGGACAAAGGCGTTGTGGAACCAAATTCCGAGTACGACGAGGTGGAGGACATCATCTTCTACCCCCACCCACCGCAGCACAACCGCGCCTTGCTAAGCAGCCACCATTACGTGTTGGTGTATCCGGAAGACATGCACGCAGCCCACGGCATGGTTGACGGGAAAGTCAGTCATAACCACAAAGTTGTCGTCAAGATCTCCGTGCTCTGA
- a CDS encoding hydantoinase/oxoprolinase family protein, with amino-acid sequence MARRLVRMGIDVGGTNTKCVAIDNNTHEIIGKASVFTTHDDKAGVATGVVDCFQQCMEKNGISPEEVVFVAHSTTQATNALLEGDVANVGILGTAKGWLSSILTKSQLHLDDIDLGTGRQIHIVDEFINSKNLTTESIKKALADMGAKGVQVVVASAAFGVDGDDSERTIADISDAEGYPATAASEITKMYGLARRTRTAAINASILPKMLDTAEKTESSVRATGVNVPLMIMRGDGGVMDFEEMKKRPVLTMLSGPAASVMGALMYLRASNGMYFEVGGTTTNIGVIKNGRPAIDYSVVGGHETFVSSLDVRVLAVAGGSMVRVNKSGVVDVGPRSAHIAGLDYAVFTNPEEIVNPQMELCQPKEGDPSDYVKINLENGSSVTITNSCAANVLGYVTKGDYSYGSPEAARKAMEPVAAYCGLSVEELAKQILAKSYEKIESCINALAEKYKLSHEQISLVGCGGGAASLLRYTAETLDVKYMIPENAEVISSIGVALAMIRDVVERVVPTPSAEDIRSIREEATAQAISSGAAPETIEVHIDINTQESKLTAIATGSTAVQSQDLLAAASDDELKQIAADDMRLPVAEVTLDTGTDFIKVFTAQKNDTTSVRIIDKKGFIKVQRDGARIESTTVGKYQDTVRQLYDDLAVYMSDAVLRPYFYVCLGGKVMDFDGSSMDYEQLLVLMDVEFGDAEPDQDIIIVAAKSTI; translated from the coding sequence ATGGCACGACGACTTGTACGAATGGGAATCGACGTCGGTGGAACCAACACCAAATGCGTTGCAATAGATAACAACACCCATGAGATCATCGGAAAAGCTTCGGTCTTCACCACGCATGACGACAAGGCCGGAGTTGCCACCGGAGTGGTCGACTGCTTCCAGCAATGCATGGAGAAGAACGGCATCTCCCCGGAGGAAGTGGTATTCGTCGCGCATTCCACGACCCAGGCTACGAATGCGCTGCTCGAAGGGGATGTCGCCAACGTGGGCATCCTGGGCACGGCCAAGGGATGGCTGTCTTCGATCCTGACCAAAAGTCAGTTGCATCTGGACGATATCGATCTTGGCACCGGCCGTCAGATTCATATTGTGGATGAGTTCATCAATAGCAAGAATCTGACCACCGAGTCCATCAAAAAGGCTTTGGCGGATATGGGTGCCAAAGGAGTGCAAGTTGTCGTTGCCAGCGCGGCTTTCGGGGTTGACGGCGACGATTCGGAACGAACCATAGCCGATATCTCCGATGCCGAAGGATATCCAGCCACTGCGGCGTCGGAGATCACCAAGATGTACGGGCTGGCCAGACGCACCAGAACCGCCGCCATCAATGCCAGCATTCTTCCCAAGATGCTTGATACGGCTGAGAAAACCGAAAGTTCGGTTCGCGCCACCGGAGTGAATGTGCCACTGATGATCATGCGTGGTGATGGCGGGGTCATGGACTTCGAAGAGATGAAGAAGCGCCCGGTGTTGACGATGCTCTCCGGTCCCGCCGCATCCGTGATGGGTGCTCTGATGTATCTTCGTGCATCCAACGGTATGTATTTCGAAGTTGGCGGCACCACCACGAACATCGGTGTGATCAAGAATGGTCGTCCTGCCATCGACTATTCGGTGGTCGGAGGCCATGAAACTTTTGTCAGCTCCCTTGATGTGCGTGTGTTGGCGGTGGCGGGCGGCTCGATGGTCAGAGTGAACAAATCAGGTGTGGTTGATGTGGGTCCGCGATCGGCCCACATCGCGGGTTTGGATTACGCGGTCTTTACGAATCCAGAGGAAATCGTGAATCCGCAGATGGAGCTTTGCCAACCCAAGGAGGGCGATCCCTCGGATTACGTCAAGATCAACCTGGAAAACGGCTCAAGCGTCACCATCACTAATTCCTGTGCGGCGAATGTTCTGGGTTACGTCACGAAAGGGGATTATTCCTACGGCAGTCCGGAGGCCGCGCGTAAGGCGATGGAACCAGTCGCTGCATATTGCGGATTGAGCGTTGAGGAGCTGGCAAAACAGATTCTCGCGAAATCTTACGAGAAGATCGAAAGCTGCATCAATGCCCTGGCCGAGAAATACAAGCTGTCGCATGAGCAGATCTCGTTGGTTGGCTGTGGCGGCGGAGCTGCATCGCTGCTCCGCTACACCGCTGAGACCTTGGATGTGAAATACATGATCCCGGAGAATGCGGAGGTCATTTCGTCCATCGGGGTGGCGCTCGCCATGATCAGGGATGTGGTCGAACGTGTGGTGCCGACACCCTCCGCAGAAGACATCAGATCGATCAGAGAAGAAGCCACTGCGCAGGCGATCTCGTCCGGTGCTGCACCGGAAACCATCGAAGTGCACATCGACATCAACACGCAGGAGTCGAAACTCACCGCGATTGCTACTGGATCGACAGCCGTGCAGTCGCAGGATTTGCTCGCAGCAGCGAGTGACGATGAATTGAAACAGATCGCAGCCGACGATATGCGTCTGCCGGTTGCGGAGGTCACCTTAGACACTGGAACTGATTTCATCAAGGTGTTCACTGCGCAGAAGAACGACACAACCTCCGTGCGCATCATCGATAAGAAGGGATTCATCAAGGTTCAGCGTGATGGGGCGAGGATCGAGAGCACCACGGTCGGGAAGTATCAGGATACCGTGCGGCAACTCTACGATGATCTTGCCGTCTATATGTCTGATGCAGTGCTTCGTCCATACTTCTATGTGTGTCTCGGAGGCAAAGTGATGGACTTCGATGGCAGCAGTATGGACTATGAACAGCTGCTGGTGTTGATGGATGTCGAATTCGGCGATGCCGAGCCGGACCAAGATATCATCATCGTTGCGGCGAAGAGCACGATCTGA
- a CDS encoding NAD(P)-dependent oxidoreductase, with the protein MGKKQILVTGIVPREGLDELFERFDVTYTQDEPFSRAWVLDHANHYDGMILMAQRGDKEFIDACDRLKIISLNAVGYDHVDTAYAKEHGIAVANSPQAVRIPTAELTFSLLLAAVKRLHFYDATVREGDWFDVSERRLQGRTLHGLTLGIFGMGRIGKTVAEYATAFGMSVIYNDSHHLDADTEARTGYRYVEFDELLKRSDVITIHAPGLPSTTGLFDAAAFQAMKDDAYIINAARGPIINQNDLITALKQGDIAGAGLDVFETEPNIPEALRELPNVIMSPHAGTGTVEGRIELAKEAANNIISFFDGTPVNVVNK; encoded by the coding sequence ATGGGAAAAAAGCAAATATTGGTCACGGGAATCGTTCCCAGGGAAGGTCTCGACGAGCTGTTCGAGCGTTTCGACGTCACCTACACGCAGGATGAACCCTTCTCACGGGCTTGGGTGCTGGACCATGCGAATCATTACGATGGCATGATTCTTATGGCACAACGAGGAGACAAGGAATTCATTGATGCGTGCGATCGCCTGAAGATTATTTCCCTCAACGCGGTGGGATACGACCATGTGGATACAGCGTATGCCAAAGAACACGGTATCGCGGTAGCCAATTCACCTCAGGCAGTACGTATTCCTACTGCGGAACTGACATTCAGTTTATTGCTGGCCGCGGTGAAGCGGCTGCATTTCTACGATGCCACCGTACGTGAAGGTGATTGGTTCGATGTATCCGAACGCCGTCTGCAGGGGCGTACCCTTCATGGTCTGACGTTGGGAATCTTCGGCATGGGACGCATCGGTAAAACCGTTGCTGAATATGCGACAGCTTTCGGTATGTCGGTGATTTACAACGATTCGCACCACCTTGATGCCGACACTGAGGCACGCACCGGATACCGTTATGTGGAATTCGATGAATTGCTGAAGCGTTCGGATGTCATCACGATTCATGCACCGGGTCTGCCCTCCACAACGGGATTGTTCGATGCGGCCGCATTTCAGGCCATGAAGGATGACGCCTACATCATCAACGCCGCCCGCGGCCCGATCATCAACCAGAATGATCTGATCACGGCGCTTAAGCAGGGCGACATCGCCGGTGCTGGTCTGGATGTGTTCGAGACAGAACCGAATATTCCCGAAGCATTGCGTGAGCTGCCCAACGTCATCATGTCTCCACATGCGGGGACGGGAACGGTTGAAGGGCGCATCGAACTTGCCAAGGAGGCTGCGAACAACATCATCAGCTTCTTCGACGGTACGCCGGTAAATGTAGTCAACAAGTAA
- a CDS encoding FGGY-family carbohydrate kinase: MEPHSPRRYLTLDNGGTNTKALLFDDEGRMLAKSSFATDWIQPQPSMREIDLHTLKDSIFSVIRTVLSNAGISGSEVDCITCVGHGKGLYTLDKTGRVRHRGILSTDNRAKALTTEFERRVETIYPISSQHVMPSQAPVLLRWLKEHSPDVYSDIGTVFSAKDFVRFLLSGDIHQEIADASGNNLVNLHTREYDPRLFEFFGIDEALDWMPPLVEAESLVSSVDSTAAAQTGLTEGTPITGGLFDIDAGTLGMGVLDTSRFGIIAGTWNINVYPVAEPCACKPGIMNSLFAARQILTEASSPTSAGNLDIILRLLMPDRLQLAQTTGTAIYDELERVLNASRGEPSPVVYFPFLYGSNSDPYASAGFLGIDSTTTREHLIMAVYEGIVFAHRQHIDQLRAVCAGMPPVARVSGGAANSAAWMQLFADVLKIRIETLRQKESSGLGGAIVSAVATGRYPSLIQAVRHMVEVAHAYEPDEVSAARYAEKYDTYQDMLGALSGHWDGRNGAVGTKATTENEV; the protein is encoded by the coding sequence ATGGAACCGCACTCACCACGAAGATACCTGACCCTTGACAATGGGGGAACCAATACCAAAGCGCTGCTGTTCGATGACGAAGGCAGGATGTTGGCGAAGAGCTCCTTTGCAACGGATTGGATACAGCCCCAGCCAAGCATGAGAGAGATTGATCTGCATACGCTCAAAGATTCCATATTTTCAGTCATTCGAACTGTTCTCTCGAATGCGGGAATCAGCGGATCTGAAGTGGACTGCATTACCTGCGTGGGGCATGGCAAAGGACTGTACACGCTTGACAAAACCGGGAGGGTACGTCACCGCGGGATTTTGTCCACGGACAATCGGGCCAAGGCATTGACCACCGAATTTGAGCGGCGCGTGGAGACGATCTATCCGATAAGCTCTCAACACGTGATGCCGAGTCAGGCACCGGTGCTGTTGCGTTGGTTGAAGGAACACAGTCCGGACGTCTACAGCGACATAGGCACGGTATTCTCCGCCAAGGACTTCGTTCGTTTTCTGTTATCTGGGGACATTCACCAGGAGATTGCCGACGCATCGGGCAACAATCTGGTGAATCTGCACACCAGGGAGTATGACCCCAGACTGTTCGAATTCTTTGGCATCGACGAAGCACTTGACTGGATGCCTCCTCTGGTGGAAGCGGAATCCTTGGTTAGCTCGGTTGACTCGACGGCGGCTGCGCAAACGGGATTGACCGAAGGAACCCCAATCACCGGTGGGCTGTTTGACATCGATGCGGGGACTCTGGGCATGGGGGTCCTTGATACAAGCCGTTTCGGAATTATCGCCGGCACATGGAATATCAATGTGTATCCGGTTGCAGAGCCGTGCGCTTGCAAACCGGGAATCATGAACTCCCTGTTTGCCGCACGGCAGATACTGACCGAAGCATCAAGTCCGACCTCCGCGGGGAATCTGGATATTATACTCAGGCTTCTTATGCCGGATCGTTTGCAGCTTGCGCAAACAACAGGCACAGCAATCTATGACGAGCTTGAGCGTGTATTGAATGCCTCGCGCGGGGAGCCGTCGCCGGTGGTGTATTTCCCCTTCTTGTATGGCAGCAACAGTGATCCCTACGCGTCGGCAGGTTTTCTGGGTATCGATAGCACGACTACTCGTGAACATCTGATTATGGCGGTTTACGAGGGAATCGTCTTCGCACATCGGCAGCATATCGACCAGCTGCGTGCAGTCTGTGCGGGCATGCCGCCCGTGGCGCGCGTTTCTGGAGGAGCGGCAAATTCTGCGGCCTGGATGCAGCTGTTCGCCGACGTATTGAAGATTCGTATAGAAACACTGCGGCAGAAGGAGAGTTCAGGATTAGGTGGCGCCATCGTATCAGCGGTTGCGACAGGCAGATACCCCTCATTGATCCAGGCGGTGCGGCACATGGTGGAGGTCGCCCATGCTTATGAACCCGACGAGGTCTCTGCTGCGCGATACGCGGAGAAATATGACACATATCAGGATATGCTCGGCGCTCTTTCCGGTCATTGGGATGGGCGCAACGGTGCCGTCGGCACCAAAGCAACAACGGAAAACGAGGTGTAA
- a CDS encoding L-ribulose-5-phosphate 3-epimerase yields the protein MNSLGIYEKALPKVESWQECFATVRDLGFNFLEFSVDESDERLARLEWTRSQRELFRDAAWHSGVRVHTLMLSGHRRFPLGSADPVTREKSLTMLYQAIDLAYDLDIRNIQMAGYDVYYEPKTVESREWFIENLKKGVEYAASRQVMLDIETMDDPFLNSVRKIKALKTQIHSPWLQVYPDLGNLTAWPDNNVGAELESGIDNIVSIHLKDTKPVTATEPGEFRDVPFGDGTVDFEGCLRTLHRLGYTGAFTIEMWTQQAPDPISAVRKAKAYFAEIFKNVGIEQETLR from the coding sequence ATGAATTCACTAGGAATATACGAGAAAGCCCTGCCGAAGGTGGAATCTTGGCAGGAGTGCTTCGCGACGGTGCGTGACCTGGGATTCAATTTCCTGGAGTTCTCGGTTGACGAGAGTGACGAAAGATTGGCGCGTCTTGAATGGACTCGTTCGCAGCGCGAATTGTTCAGAGATGCCGCCTGGCATTCCGGTGTACGGGTGCATACCCTGATGCTCAGCGGGCATAGAAGGTTTCCTCTAGGCTCTGCCGATCCTGTGACCAGGGAGAAGAGCCTCACCATGCTGTACCAGGCCATCGATCTGGCTTACGACTTGGATATCCGCAATATTCAGATGGCGGGTTATGACGTGTACTATGAACCCAAAACTGTGGAATCCAGGGAATGGTTCATCGAGAACCTGAAAAAGGGCGTGGAATACGCCGCATCCCGTCAGGTCATGTTGGATATCGAGACCATGGATGATCCTTTCCTGAACTCTGTACGCAAGATCAAGGCCCTTAAGACGCAGATCCACAGCCCATGGCTTCAGGTGTATCCGGATCTGGGAAATCTCACCGCCTGGCCCGATAACAATGTCGGCGCCGAGCTTGAGTCGGGAATCGACAATATCGTCTCCATACACCTCAAAGACACTAAGCCTGTGACCGCCACCGAGCCAGGTGAATTCAGGGACGTTCCGTTCGGCGATGGAACGGTCGACTTCGAGGGATGTCTCAGAACATTGCACCGGCTCGGATACACAGGTGCCTTCACCATCGAGATGTGGACCCAGCAGGCCCCGGATCCCATCTCGGCCGTTCGTAAGGCAAAAGCGTATTTTGCTGAGATATTCAAGAATGTCGGCATTGAGCAGGAAACGCTGCGTTAA
- a CDS encoding orotidine 5'-phosphate decarboxylase / HUMPS family protein produces MMMKLQVAIDRVDLAKAEEFVRELRGEADIIEMGTSLTMEFGVRSLAPLVSLAGDTPMLGDIKTCDEGAYEFDTGFSCGFSYLTVMGAASIETVRTCYESTARHGRRMMIDLIGCDEERVTMLSEFSDAIFYLHTSIDAPQPPSPLQEIRAFKRDFPSVRHIAISADGNLEEIGDLSREGVEILIMGPTINAAADPKAACRSVMARWR; encoded by the coding sequence ATGATGATGAAATTACAGGTTGCCATCGATCGTGTGGATCTGGCCAAGGCCGAAGAATTCGTTCGTGAGCTGAGGGGCGAGGCTGACATCATAGAAATGGGCACTTCGCTGACGATGGAGTTTGGAGTGCGTAGTCTGGCTCCGCTGGTGAGTTTGGCGGGGGACACTCCGATGCTGGGTGATATCAAGACCTGTGATGAAGGCGCATACGAATTCGATACAGGGTTCTCATGCGGATTTTCATACCTCACGGTTATGGGAGCTGCATCAATCGAGACCGTGCGGACCTGTTACGAGTCCACGGCACGGCACGGCAGGCGGATGATGATCGATCTGATCGGGTGCGATGAGGAACGCGTCACCATGTTGTCGGAGTTCTCCGATGCCATCTTCTATCTGCACACGTCAATTGATGCGCCGCAGCCTCCCAGCCCACTCCAGGAGATACGTGCCTTCAAGCGCGACTTCCCTTCCGTGAGACATATTGCTATCTCTGCTGATGGGAATCTTGAAGAAATAGGTGATCTTTCGCGCGAGGGGGTCGAGATTCTGATCATGGGGCCGACCATCAATGCCGCGGCGGACCCGAAGGCAGCCTGCCGATCTGTAATGGCTAGATGGCGCTGA